A single window of Rhodococcus jostii RHA1 DNA harbors:
- a CDS encoding GAF domain-containing sensor histidine kinase: protein MGSDGGHQARISEFREGLADVIPTRRSLQRLFEAVLVVGSGLELDSTLQRIVTSATSLLDARYGALGVHAPDGGLSEFVYEGITPEERAHMGHLPEGLGLLGLLIHDPRPVRLANLADHPGSIGFPPDHPPMKSFLGMPIMMRGKVFGSIYLTEKLSGPEFTDEDEVILRALATSAGVAVENSRLFEESRTRERWLTAVAAITSRLMVGGSLDETLHTLAAEVRELSSGDEVFIVVTLGEGAVVGADSTVRPLRNSFRIATQAEPFAEVLRSRTPALLTGLDGLAPFSAEAGRAAVLPLSTASGVGGVLVVTARGNTAWDPDEVARLESVADLAAVAVEFSDQQSKQRLLSVLADRDRIARDLHDNVIQRLFATGMSLQSTHAVGDVPDGVRSIVATAVEQLDRTVREIRTTIFDLQATGIASATSLRRRLLDVIGDLTSQSPIAPNVQFSGAIDTLVPSRIHQHAEAVLRETLSNALRHARATTIDISVVAGDDLTVTVADDGIGIADGARRSGLDNLDRRAEHCGGVCTVDAEGGGTIVTWRVPLT from the coding sequence ATGGGATCGGACGGTGGGCACCAGGCGAGGATCAGTGAGTTTCGGGAGGGGCTCGCCGACGTGATCCCCACCCGCCGAAGTCTGCAGCGTCTGTTCGAGGCGGTCCTCGTGGTCGGGTCGGGACTCGAACTGGATTCCACCCTTCAACGCATCGTCACTTCCGCCACGTCCCTCCTCGACGCCCGGTACGGCGCGCTCGGCGTCCACGCCCCCGACGGGGGGCTTTCGGAGTTCGTCTACGAGGGCATCACGCCGGAAGAGCGCGCGCACATGGGCCATCTGCCCGAAGGCCTCGGTCTGCTGGGACTGCTGATCCACGACCCCCGCCCGGTGCGCCTCGCCAACCTGGCCGATCACCCGGGGTCGATCGGCTTCCCGCCCGATCATCCACCGATGAAGAGCTTTCTGGGCATGCCGATCATGATGCGGGGCAAGGTTTTCGGAAGTATCTATCTCACCGAGAAACTCAGCGGACCCGAGTTCACCGACGAGGACGAGGTGATCCTTCGTGCGCTCGCGACCTCGGCAGGCGTGGCGGTGGAGAATTCGCGGCTGTTCGAGGAATCGCGGACGCGGGAGCGGTGGTTGACGGCCGTCGCGGCGATCACGTCCCGGCTGATGGTCGGCGGATCACTCGACGAAACACTCCACACACTCGCCGCCGAGGTACGCGAACTGTCCAGCGGCGACGAGGTCTTCATCGTCGTCACGCTCGGCGAGGGCGCGGTGGTCGGCGCGGACAGCACGGTGCGGCCGCTTCGCAACAGCTTCCGAATCGCCACCCAGGCCGAGCCGTTCGCCGAGGTGCTGCGCTCCCGCACTCCCGCACTGCTGACGGGTCTCGACGGTCTCGCACCGTTCTCCGCCGAGGCGGGCCGGGCCGCGGTGCTGCCGTTGTCGACGGCGTCGGGGGTCGGCGGGGTCCTGGTGGTCACGGCGCGCGGCAACACCGCGTGGGATCCGGACGAGGTCGCCCGACTCGAATCGGTGGCCGACCTGGCTGCTGTCGCGGTGGAATTCTCCGATCAGCAGAGCAAGCAACGCCTGCTGTCGGTGCTCGCCGACCGCGACCGTATCGCGCGCGACTTGCACGACAACGTCATTCAGCGATTGTTCGCCACCGGCATGAGCCTGCAGAGCACGCACGCGGTCGGGGACGTTCCGGACGGCGTGCGCTCCATCGTGGCCACCGCGGTCGAGCAACTCGATCGGACGGTGCGCGAGATCCGCACCACCATCTTCGATCTGCAGGCCACCGGCATCGCGTCCGCGACCAGTCTGCGCCGTCGCCTCCTCGACGTGATCGGCGACCTCACCTCCCAGTCACCGATCGCGCCGAACGTCCAGTTCTCCGGCGCCATCGACACTCTCGTGCCCAGCCGCATTCACCAGCACGCGGAGGCGGTGCTGCGGGAAACCCTGAGCAATGCGCTGCGGCACGCGCGGGCCACCACCATCGACATCTCGGTGGTCGCTGGGGACGACCTCACCGTCACGGTCGCGGACGACGGCATCGGGATCGCCGACGGCGCCCGGCGCAGCGGACTGGACAACCTCGATCGGCGCGCCGAGCACTGCGGCGGCGTCTGCACCGTCGACGCCGAGGGTGGCGGAACCATCGTCACCTGGCGGGTTCCGTTGACGTGA
- a CDS encoding response regulator transcription factor produces the protein MTTRVFLVDDHEIVRRGLVDLLGSVPDLEVVGEAASVGEAMARIPGSGADVAVLDVRLPDGNGVELCRDLRTALPELQCLMLTSYSDDEALFDAIMAGASGFVLKQILGTDLVAAVRTVGEGGSLLDSRATSALMNRIRSARREDPLAELSEQERAVFELIGEGLTNREIAERLFLAEKTIKNYVSRLLSKLGMQRRTQAAVLATELRNQR, from the coding sequence ATGACCACGCGGGTGTTCCTGGTCGACGACCACGAGATCGTGCGACGAGGCCTGGTCGATCTACTCGGCAGCGTGCCCGACCTCGAGGTGGTCGGCGAGGCTGCGTCCGTCGGCGAGGCGATGGCACGGATCCCGGGCAGCGGCGCCGACGTCGCCGTGCTCGACGTCCGGTTGCCCGACGGAAACGGCGTCGAACTGTGCCGGGACCTCCGCACGGCCCTGCCCGAACTGCAGTGCCTGATGCTCACGTCGTACTCCGACGACGAGGCGCTGTTCGACGCCATCATGGCAGGCGCGTCCGGATTCGTCCTCAAACAGATCCTCGGCACCGACCTGGTTGCCGCCGTGCGGACGGTGGGGGAGGGCGGTTCGCTGCTCGACAGCAGGGCGACGTCGGCGCTGATGAACCGGATCAGGTCCGCGCGCCGGGAAGACCCCCTGGCGGAACTGTCCGAGCAGGAACGCGCCGTGTTCGAGTTGATCGGCGAGGGGCTCACCAACCGGGAGATCGCCGAGCGGCTCTTCCTCGCCGAGAAGACGATCAAGAACTATGTGTCGCGGCTGTTGTCCAAACTCGGGATGCAACGACGCACGCAGGCCGCCGTGCTGGCCACCGAATTACGCAACCAGCGCTGA
- a CDS encoding nitroreductase family protein, giving the protein MNSWSLSDIEVVSRAIVSAPSVHDTQPWDLRLDGRCAEVTERRGFTDTPRADRLISCGAGVANVELALRALGKKIETDLLPDPRRPDLVASVRAVGTASPSSTDLRLFSAMARRRSHREAFADIPVPAATIADIVAAAETEGVRARLLAADEAPALADVLLYSADRVRQDPCHQRDLFPWTSHWLPQGGHESVDAIHTVVTRGVPDSARLAAAIESETVLVFVSDTQESIDLVRTGIAVERAWLTAVDARLGASILSHPLRVDDSARRLARRLDVPGHPQLILRIGY; this is encoded by the coding sequence ATGAACAGCTGGTCGCTCAGTGACATCGAGGTGGTCTCCCGCGCCATCGTCTCGGCCCCGTCGGTCCACGACACGCAGCCATGGGATCTGCGGCTCGACGGCAGGTGCGCGGAGGTCACGGAGCGTCGTGGATTCACGGACACACCACGCGCCGACCGCCTGATCTCGTGCGGTGCGGGTGTCGCGAACGTGGAACTCGCGTTGCGGGCGCTCGGCAAGAAAATCGAGACCGACCTGCTGCCCGATCCACGCAGGCCCGACCTCGTTGCGTCCGTTCGGGCCGTGGGCACAGCTTCCCCGTCGAGCACCGATCTGAGGTTGTTCTCCGCGATGGCCCGCCGCCGGAGCCATCGAGAAGCGTTCGCCGACATACCGGTTCCCGCGGCAACCATCGCCGACATCGTCGCCGCGGCGGAGACGGAGGGCGTCCGCGCTCGGCTACTCGCCGCGGACGAGGCGCCCGCGCTCGCCGACGTCCTTCTCTATTCCGCCGACCGGGTTCGGCAGGATCCCTGCCACCAGCGCGACCTCTTTCCGTGGACGTCGCACTGGCTGCCGCAGGGCGGTCACGAGTCGGTCGACGCGATCCACACCGTCGTCACCCGCGGCGTCCCCGACTCCGCACGGCTCGCCGCAGCCATCGAGAGCGAGACCGTCCTCGTGTTCGTATCGGACACGCAGGAGTCGATCGACCTGGTCCGCACCGGCATCGCGGTCGAACGGGCGTGGCTGACCGCCGTCGACGCCCGGCTGGGCGCCTCCATTCTCTCCCACCCGCTTCGCGTCGACGATTCGGCGCGCCGGCTGGCACGTCGACTCGACGTGCCGGGCCATCCACAACTGATCTTGCGAATCGGATACTGA
- a CDS encoding acyl-ACP desaturase: protein MSRVLTDRELLHELEDVAEDNVNRHLVMAKDWHPHDYVPWDDGRNFAALGGDDWNPEQSQLSDTARAAMITNLLTEDNLPSYHREIAQHFSLDGAWGTWVGRWTAEENKHSIVMRDYLVVTRGVDPVALEQARMDHMTQGFDPGGGSMLDSVSYVTFQELATRVSHRNTGKACGDPIADRMLARVAADENLHMMFYRNIVGAALDVAPDQAIAAIHKVVTNFQMPGAGMHRFRRNAVLIAKGGIYDLRQHLDDVVLPVLRKWNMFERNDFGPDGERCRDELAAFLQNLEGKAARFEESRDRALAREARRGERVAAR from the coding sequence GTGAGCCGCGTACTCACGGACCGCGAACTGCTGCACGAACTCGAGGACGTCGCCGAAGACAACGTCAACCGGCACCTCGTCATGGCCAAGGACTGGCATCCCCACGACTACGTCCCGTGGGACGACGGCCGCAACTTCGCGGCGCTGGGCGGCGACGACTGGAATCCGGAGCAGTCCCAGCTCAGCGACACCGCGCGGGCGGCGATGATCACCAATCTGCTGACCGAGGACAATCTGCCGTCCTACCACCGCGAGATCGCCCAGCACTTCTCACTCGACGGCGCCTGGGGCACGTGGGTGGGCAGGTGGACCGCCGAGGAGAACAAGCATTCGATCGTGATGCGGGACTATCTGGTCGTGACGCGAGGGGTCGACCCGGTAGCGCTCGAGCAGGCCCGAATGGACCACATGACCCAGGGCTTCGATCCCGGCGGCGGGTCCATGCTGGATTCGGTGTCGTACGTGACGTTCCAGGAATTGGCCACCCGGGTGTCGCACCGGAACACGGGTAAGGCGTGCGGTGATCCGATCGCGGACCGGATGCTCGCCCGGGTGGCGGCCGACGAGAACCTGCACATGATGTTCTACCGCAACATCGTCGGTGCCGCCCTGGACGTCGCACCCGATCAGGCGATTGCCGCGATCCACAAGGTGGTGACCAACTTCCAGATGCCCGGCGCGGGCATGCACAGATTCCGCCGCAACGCGGTCCTGATCGCGAAGGGCGGCATCTACGACCTCCGCCAGCACCTCGACGACGTCGTCCTGCCCGTGCTCCGCAAGTGGAACATGTTCGAGCGTAACGATTTCGGACCGGACGGCGAACGCTGCCGCGACGAACTCGCGGCGTTTCTGCAGAACCTGGAAGGCAAGGCCGCCCGGTTCGAGGAGTCCCGGGATCGCGCGCTCGCCCGCGAGGCACGCCGCGGCGAACGCGTCGCGGCCCGTTAA
- a CDS encoding universal stress protein: MTGIKPIVVGVDGSEAASAAVAWAARAAAALSLPLHIVTVVHIPAFYYTEPYLAESFKEELEDTAKARLGSARVHAKQTVDEPLDITTEQHEGKVSQTLIELSAHAHMVVLGSRGHGEFTGLLVGSTTSAVAAHGHCPLVVVRGRTMDGQPPTEGPIVVGVDGSESSKAAVEVAFEQAAARGASLVAVNVWSDVSVQPSLGASPEDPLWSSIQTGEEVVLSERLAGYQERYPDVTVERVVARDRPVRVLSEFAEKAQLIVVGSRGRGGFKGMLLGSTSNALLHTADCPVMIVRPES; this comes from the coding sequence ATGACCGGAATCAAGCCGATCGTCGTGGGTGTGGACGGATCCGAGGCGGCCTCGGCCGCAGTGGCGTGGGCCGCGCGCGCCGCCGCCGCTCTGTCGCTCCCGCTGCACATCGTGACAGTGGTGCACATTCCTGCCTTCTATTACACCGAGCCGTACCTGGCCGAGAGTTTCAAGGAAGAACTCGAGGACACGGCGAAGGCCCGGTTGGGCAGTGCGCGGGTGCATGCCAAGCAGACGGTGGACGAGCCGCTCGACATCACCACCGAACAGCACGAGGGCAAGGTGAGTCAGACACTCATCGAGCTCTCCGCGCACGCGCACATGGTGGTGCTCGGCTCGCGCGGGCACGGTGAGTTCACCGGTCTGCTGGTCGGATCCACCACCTCCGCGGTCGCCGCGCACGGCCATTGCCCGCTGGTGGTCGTGCGAGGGCGGACCATGGACGGGCAGCCGCCCACGGAGGGGCCGATCGTGGTCGGCGTCGACGGCTCGGAAAGCAGCAAGGCGGCGGTGGAAGTGGCGTTCGAGCAGGCCGCCGCCCGCGGTGCGAGCCTGGTCGCGGTCAATGTGTGGAGCGATGTGAGTGTGCAGCCGTCGCTCGGCGCCAGCCCGGAGGACCCGCTGTGGAGCAGCATCCAGACGGGTGAAGAGGTGGTGCTGTCGGAGCGTCTCGCCGGATACCAGGAGCGGTATCCCGACGTGACGGTCGAACGCGTCGTGGCGCGGGATCGTCCGGTGCGGGTGCTCAGCGAGTTCGCCGAGAAGGCGCAGCTGATCGTCGTGGGCAGCCGCGGCCGGGGTGGATTCAAGGGAATGCTGCTGGGCTCCACCAGCAATGCGTTGCTCCACACCGCGGATTGCCCGGTGATGATCGTCCGGCCGGAAAGCTAG
- a CDS encoding LLM class F420-dependent oxidoreductase, translating into MRIGMGLNYSGGFAETVDEVADLEKAGLDIAFVPEAYSFDAVSQIGYLAAKTTTLELASGIFQIYTRTPSLTAMTAAGLDFVSDGRFVMGLGASGPQVIEGFHGVKYDAPLGRTREVVEICRKVWRREKVEFQGKYYQIPLPAEKGTGLGKPLKIINHPVRDRIPIVIASLGPKNVELTAEIAEGWEPIFYHPEKAASVWGEPLAKGKAKRDPSLGELQVFASPALAIGDDVEHMLDWVRPGLALYIGGMGAKGKNFYNDLAVRYGYEKEAETIQDLYLSGKKDEAAAAVPDDLVRAVSLIGPESYVAERVAAFAESGVTTLTVTPLAADRAGRVALVEKLRKICG; encoded by the coding sequence GTGCGCATTGGTATGGGCTTGAATTACAGCGGCGGTTTCGCCGAGACGGTCGACGAGGTCGCCGACCTGGAGAAAGCCGGGCTCGACATCGCGTTCGTGCCCGAGGCCTACTCGTTCGACGCGGTGAGCCAGATCGGCTACCTCGCCGCCAAGACCACGACACTCGAACTCGCGTCGGGCATCTTCCAGATCTACACCCGCACGCCCAGCCTGACCGCCATGACGGCCGCCGGCCTCGACTTCGTGTCGGACGGACGCTTCGTGATGGGCCTCGGCGCTTCCGGCCCGCAGGTGATCGAGGGCTTTCACGGGGTCAAGTACGACGCCCCGCTCGGGCGCACCCGCGAGGTCGTCGAGATCTGCCGCAAGGTGTGGCGCCGCGAGAAGGTCGAGTTCCAGGGCAAGTACTACCAGATTCCGCTGCCCGCGGAGAAGGGCACCGGGCTGGGCAAGCCGCTGAAGATCATCAACCACCCTGTGCGTGATCGCATCCCGATCGTCATCGCCTCGCTCGGACCGAAGAACGTGGAGCTCACCGCCGAGATCGCCGAAGGCTGGGAACCCATCTTCTACCACCCGGAGAAGGCGGCGAGCGTGTGGGGCGAGCCCCTGGCCAAGGGCAAGGCGAAGCGCGACCCGAGCCTCGGTGAGCTGCAGGTCTTCGCGTCGCCCGCCCTCGCCATCGGCGACGACGTCGAGCACATGCTCGACTGGGTCCGCCCGGGCCTGGCGCTGTACATCGGCGGCATGGGCGCGAAGGGCAAGAATTTCTACAACGACCTCGCGGTCCGGTACGGCTACGAGAAGGAAGCCGAGACCATCCAGGACCTCTACCTGTCGGGCAAGAAGGACGAGGCCGCCGCCGCGGTGCCGGACGATCTGGTGCGGGCCGTGTCGCTGATCGGTCCGGAGAGCTACGTCGCGGAGCGGGTGGCCGCCTTCGCCGAGTCCGGGGTCACCACGCTCACCGTCACCCCGCTCGCCGCGGATCGTGCGGGACGCGTCGCGTTGGTCGAGAAGCTCCGCAAGATCTGCGGGTAG
- a CDS encoding universal stress protein translates to MSTRDRNSVVVGVDGSDTSKSAVRVAAELATERGLNLKIIHALDFAPYGFGGPYMDSGGVYEWVEASGKAILAEAQEQAFAVNPIIDVHTELSIGSSAQWLVDLSENARIVVVGASGSGAAATALLGNTAINVTSHAHCPVVVVRGDAHAGGPVVVGVDGSPTSERAISVAFQEASLRNAPLVAVHVWSDLGPKAFEDPRAAALVPQGLEEDEHAVLAESLAGWQEKYPDVQVTREVYIDNPRARLLEWSKKAQLLVVGSRGRGGFKGMLLGSTSNSLVGGAHCPVVVVRPARP, encoded by the coding sequence ATGAGCACACGGGACCGCAACAGCGTCGTCGTCGGTGTCGACGGATCGGACACCTCGAAGTCCGCTGTTCGGGTGGCCGCCGAACTGGCCACCGAACGTGGACTGAACCTGAAGATCATCCACGCACTCGATTTCGCTCCGTACGGGTTCGGCGGTCCCTACATGGATTCGGGCGGCGTGTACGAGTGGGTGGAAGCGAGCGGCAAGGCGATTCTCGCCGAAGCGCAGGAGCAGGCGTTCGCGGTCAATCCCATCATCGACGTCCACACCGAACTGTCGATCGGCAGCAGCGCCCAGTGGCTCGTCGACCTGTCCGAGAACGCCCGGATCGTGGTCGTCGGCGCGTCCGGGTCCGGAGCGGCCGCCACCGCACTGCTCGGGAACACGGCGATCAACGTCACCAGCCACGCGCACTGCCCGGTCGTCGTGGTCCGCGGCGACGCCCACGCCGGCGGGCCCGTCGTGGTCGGCGTCGACGGCAGCCCCACCAGTGAGCGGGCGATCTCCGTGGCCTTCCAGGAGGCGTCGCTGCGGAATGCGCCGTTGGTGGCGGTCCACGTCTGGAGCGATCTCGGACCGAAAGCGTTCGAGGACCCGCGGGCCGCGGCTCTGGTGCCGCAGGGACTCGAGGAGGACGAACATGCCGTTCTCGCCGAGAGCCTCGCCGGCTGGCAGGAGAAGTACCCCGACGTGCAGGTCACCCGGGAGGTGTACATCGACAATCCGCGGGCACGATTGCTCGAGTGGTCGAAGAAGGCGCAACTGCTGGTGGTCGGCAGCCGGGGGCGCGGAGGATTCAAGGGGATGCTGCTCGGATCGACCAGTAACAGCCTGGTCGGTGGTGCGCATTGCCCGGTAGTCGTCGTGAGGCCTGCACGTCCCTGA
- a CDS encoding RrF2 family transcriptional regulator has protein sequence MQLTQFTDLGLRVVMRLAVAGDGERPGSRAIAEELSVSYAHAAKVITRLSELGIVDARRGRAGGLAITELGRTASVGWLARRLEGDAEVVDCDGAQPCPLRSGCLLRSALRRAQNAFFESLDALTIEDLTRSPTGTVLLALPRVTAATTSQISRTIGE, from the coding sequence ATGCAACTCACACAGTTCACCGACCTCGGACTGCGGGTCGTCATGCGACTGGCCGTCGCCGGGGACGGCGAACGACCGGGGAGCCGGGCGATCGCCGAGGAACTGTCGGTGTCGTACGCCCACGCCGCCAAGGTCATTACCCGGCTGAGTGAGCTCGGCATCGTCGACGCACGCCGGGGACGCGCGGGCGGCCTGGCCATCACCGAACTCGGGCGCACCGCGTCCGTCGGCTGGCTCGCCCGCCGACTCGAAGGCGATGCGGAGGTCGTCGACTGCGACGGCGCCCAACCGTGCCCGCTGCGATCGGGGTGTCTGCTGCGGTCGGCGCTGCGACGCGCGCAGAACGCGTTCTTCGAGTCGCTGGACGCGCTCACCATCGAAGACCTCACCCGGTCCCCCACCGGAACCGTGCTGCTCGCCCTCCCGCGCGTAACCGCCGCCACAACTTCCCAGATTTCCCGAACGATCGGAGAATGA
- a CDS encoding globin domain-containing protein: protein MLSPTSTDVIRATLPVVGAAISDITTLFYRKMFDAHPELERDLFNRGNQKQGEQQKALAGAIAAFAALQLEPDQARVDLILSRIANKHASLGIEPTQYAIVHTHLFAAIVEVLGDAVTPEVAAAWDEVYWLMAETLIAMEAGLYASAGVAVGDVWRDVRVRERRHESADTVSFVLTSLDGSPLPSFAPGQYLSVAVHLPDGARQIRQYSLSSAPSRGDWRISVKRAGEVSNFLYQNVFEDDIVTVSTPFGDLVLQDDDAPLLLVSAGIGCTPMIGMLSHLADTEDSRPISVLHADRSASSHAHRAELTELVERLPFAVMHRWYEDLGARRPEGSLREGRADLGEVAIAPGTRAYLCGPLPFMLGMREELLAKDVPAENIHYEVFGPDSWSATV from the coding sequence ATGCTCTCGCCCACCTCGACGGACGTCATCCGCGCCACCCTGCCCGTGGTCGGCGCCGCGATCTCGGACATCACGACGCTGTTCTACCGCAAGATGTTCGACGCGCACCCCGAACTCGAACGTGACCTGTTCAACCGCGGAAATCAGAAACAGGGCGAGCAGCAGAAAGCGCTGGCCGGAGCGATCGCCGCGTTCGCGGCACTCCAACTCGAGCCCGATCAGGCGCGAGTCGACCTCATCCTGTCGAGAATCGCGAACAAGCACGCCTCACTGGGGATCGAGCCCACGCAGTACGCGATCGTACACACGCACCTGTTCGCGGCCATCGTCGAGGTCCTCGGGGACGCCGTCACTCCCGAGGTCGCTGCGGCCTGGGACGAGGTGTACTGGCTGATGGCGGAGACCCTGATCGCGATGGAGGCCGGCCTCTACGCCTCGGCGGGAGTGGCGGTCGGTGACGTGTGGCGGGACGTGCGGGTCCGCGAGCGCCGCCACGAGTCCGCCGACACGGTGTCGTTCGTGCTCACGTCCCTCGACGGCTCGCCGCTTCCGTCGTTCGCTCCGGGGCAGTACCTGTCCGTGGCGGTGCACCTGCCGGACGGCGCGCGTCAAATCCGCCAGTACAGCCTGTCGTCGGCCCCGTCACGCGGCGACTGGAGGATCTCGGTGAAACGAGCGGGCGAAGTGTCGAACTTCTTGTACCAGAACGTCTTCGAAGACGACATCGTGACGGTGTCGACGCCGTTCGGCGATCTCGTCCTGCAGGACGACGACGCGCCGCTGCTGCTCGTGTCCGCGGGAATCGGGTGCACGCCGATGATCGGGATGCTCAGCCACCTCGCCGACACCGAGGACAGCCGACCGATCTCGGTGCTCCACGCCGACCGGTCCGCGAGCAGTCACGCGCACCGCGCGGAGCTGACCGAACTGGTGGAACGTCTGCCGTTCGCGGTGATGCACCGCTGGTACGAAGACCTGGGCGCCCGGCGTCCCGAGGGCAGCCTGCGGGAGGGACGCGCGGACCTCGGCGAGGTCGCGATCGCGCCCGGCACGCGTGCCTACCTGTGCGGTCCGTTGCCGTTCATGCTCGGAATGCGGGAGGAGCTCCTCGCGAAGGACGTGCCCGCCGAGAACATCCACTACGAGGTGTTCGGCCCCGACAGCTGGTCGGCCACCGTGTGA
- a CDS encoding glutamate-cysteine ligase family protein — protein sequence MGREVTSRTFTRADRRLFRQKVLMCVDALERMLREGAFADDVDPPRPMLGMEIEFNLVHADMTPAMSNLAVLESIDDDAVFQTELGQFNVEMNVRPGPLIGEGTFELERTLRASLHVADARIHGHDAQLVMVGMLPTLQLEHLGREWITANPRYEQLNDQIFAARGEDIELDLEGVPLEGRLAEQLRVDANSVLPEAACTSLQLHLRVAPDEFAAHWNAAQCLAGAQVALAANAPFMAGKALWHESRIPIFEQATDTRPLELKNQGVRPRVWFGERWITSVFDLFEENSRYFPALLPEVSDVDPAAELDAGRVPDLSELQMHNGTIYRWNRPVYDSDDGKPHLRIENRVLPAGPTVLDTMANAAFYYGALRGLVESDRPVWSQMSFNAAEENLHAGAKYGMDAELYWPGVGFAGADELVLRRLLPIADEGLAAFGLSAKARDRYLSVIEGRCVTRQTGASWQRAQVVRHENAGLSRPEALAAMLRQYVENMREGSPVHTWPV from the coding sequence ATGGGTCGCGAAGTGACGTCTCGGACATTCACCCGAGCAGACCGGCGCCTGTTCCGGCAGAAGGTGCTCATGTGCGTCGACGCGCTCGAGAGGATGCTGCGGGAGGGAGCTTTCGCCGACGACGTCGACCCGCCGAGGCCCATGCTGGGCATGGAGATCGAGTTCAATCTCGTTCACGCCGACATGACACCCGCGATGTCCAATCTCGCGGTCCTCGAGTCGATCGACGACGACGCCGTGTTCCAGACCGAACTCGGTCAGTTCAACGTCGAGATGAACGTTCGGCCGGGTCCTCTGATCGGTGAGGGGACGTTCGAACTCGAACGCACCCTGCGGGCGTCGCTGCACGTCGCCGACGCGCGGATCCACGGGCACGACGCCCAGCTGGTGATGGTGGGCATGCTGCCGACGCTGCAACTCGAGCACCTCGGCCGAGAGTGGATCACCGCGAATCCCCGCTACGAGCAGCTCAACGATCAGATCTTCGCCGCGCGCGGGGAGGACATCGAACTCGACCTCGAGGGTGTGCCGCTCGAGGGCCGGCTCGCCGAACAGCTGAGGGTGGACGCCAATTCGGTGCTCCCGGAAGCCGCGTGCACGTCGCTGCAGCTGCACCTGCGCGTCGCGCCCGACGAATTCGCCGCACACTGGAACGCCGCGCAGTGCCTGGCCGGTGCCCAGGTGGCCCTCGCCGCGAATGCGCCGTTCATGGCCGGCAAGGCGTTGTGGCACGAATCCCGAATCCCGATCTTCGAGCAGGCCACCGACACCCGTCCGCTGGAGCTGAAGAACCAGGGTGTGCGGCCCCGCGTGTGGTTCGGGGAGCGATGGATCACGTCGGTCTTCGACCTGTTCGAGGAGAACTCCCGATACTTCCCGGCGCTGTTGCCGGAGGTCTCCGACGTCGACCCGGCGGCCGAGCTCGACGCGGGCCGGGTGCCGGACCTCAGCGAACTGCAGATGCACAACGGCACCATCTACCGGTGGAACCGCCCGGTGTACGACAGCGACGACGGCAAGCCGCACCTGCGGATCGAGAACCGGGTGCTGCCCGCGGGCCCGACCGTGCTCGACACGATGGCGAACGCCGCGTTCTACTACGGCGCGCTGCGCGGACTCGTCGAATCGGATCGGCCCGTCTGGTCGCAGATGTCGTTCAATGCGGCCGAGGAGAACCTGCACGCGGGCGCGAAGTACGGCATGGACGCCGAGTTGTACTGGCCCGGCGTCGGGTTCGCGGGCGCCGACGAGCTCGTCCTGCGGCGGCTGCTGCCGATCGCCGACGAGGGGCTCGCCGCGTTCGGGCTGTCCGCGAAGGCCCGCGACCGCTACCTCAGCGTCATCGAGGGCCGGTGCGTCACTCGGCAGACGGGGGCGTCGTGGCAGCGTGCGCAGGTGGTCCGGCACGAGAACGCCGGTCTGAGCCGCCCGGAAGCCCTGGCCGCCATGTTGCGTCAGTACGTGGAGAACATGCGTGAGGGCAGCCCCGTCCACACCTGGCCGGTGTGA